Below is a window of Bremerella alba DNA.
CGCGTAGCGGCTCGGCACGAGGTTCTTCTCGCGAATGCCGCCCGGCTCGCGGATCTCGGTCACGATGTTTCCGCTGGCATCGACCATCTGCACCTTGTGGACTGCCACGCGGTGCGTTCCTGGAGTGAGTCCATCACCAGAGTCGTACGTCTGGGCTTCAAAGTACCCCTGAGCGTCGGTAACGGCCGAACCCCCTTTGCCGGTATCGCCGACCGGTTGAAAGGTCACCACAGCATCGGCCAGGGGCTTACCTTGATAGGTGACCTGCCCCGTGGCCTCGTACACTGGCGGTCGTCCGCGGGTCCACTTGTCTTCTTTTTTACTGCTACAGCCGACCAGCAGTGCTGAGGCGACGGCCACCATCACGAAGACCTTGGCCGCCGATGGAATCGTATTCATAGAACGTCCTCCTGTTGAATCACAAGCGTTACAGCGAGGCGTTCGCTTCGCCGCCGGCCTTCGATCCGATCGCACCCCAGACACCAAATGGACTGATGCCAGAAGTAACCGGAGACGTCGATAAGTTGCCGGTATCGATCGTTTCCGGCACAAACCGGACCGATCCATCGGCAAACATCGAAAGGACGCCACCAGGATGACGGCTGGATGCCGAGTAAATACCGCCACCGCCTTGCGAACTGCACGTCGCACTATTGGGCGGCAGCACGGTGGTAATTGCGCAGTAACCGGGTCGACCATCTTGCCATCGCTGACCGTGGCAGCGGTACTGCGAGATGAGCGTAGCGGACGGGTAATCGTTGCCGACCAGATGAGCGCGACAGGCCAACGGATTATTTGTGGAGGAACCGGTTGCCCGTCCCAACTGCGATCCTGAAGGGGCAATGATGGTTTCTGAGACGGCCATCGTGTTGCTCAATCCATCGGTAATGTCGCGGAAACGTGTATAGATGAGATATCCGAAGATACCACGGACGTTAGTTTCGGGATCGGTCGCCGTACTAGACCCACCGAAGCTGAAGTTATCCCCCATGCACAAACCATAATTCAGCGGCGCATACTCGGCTGCGCGATCACCGCCAGATGGCGAATAGAGACCATCCGAAGGGCAGATGAACGCATCGATTTCGCCCACGTAGCCAGAAGTCGCACTGCTGCTCCAGGCAATCTGCTTGCTGGCAGTAATCTGATCGTATCGCGAGTTGGCTTCGATAAACGGCAACAGGTTCACAAACGCACTATGCCGGGTTGCCGGAGCCCCGGAGACCGTCGTCCAATCGGCACCACCCTGGCGCGGAGGCAGCGCCAGAAACGTATCGTGGTAGTTGTGCATGGCGATCCCGAGTTGCTTCAAGTTATTCGAGCAACTCATGCGGCGAGCCGCCTCACGGGCTTGCTGCACGGCGGGAAGTAACAAGGCAATCAAAACGCCGATAATGGCAATGACGACCAACAATTCAACCAATGTGAAGCCCCAACGGCCTCGACGAGCGCGGAACATTTGACAGACTTTCAATATCGAAGAAGGTGAAGGATGAGTGGTCTAAAGCAGAAGAGACGAATAGATTGTCGGCATTACAGGGGCGAACTATTACCCATTGCCTAGCTATTACGGTATTGTTCCATCTTTAGGCTGTAATTGCCAATGGTAAATTTAGAATTTATTTAGCATTTTAGCGATAACGAGGGAGACCGAACCCTTCTTACGAAGGGCTTTTTGCGCTTGATAATGCCTGATTCTTCAGAGTGGCGATCAAACAGATGATCGCCTGGCACAGCCAGGTCGTCGAACTAACTCTCAGTTGTCTGCAACGCTGCCCGTAGTGGACAGTTTCGTGGAATCTCTCTTCCGCTTCGATATTGCTGCAAAACTTCTTTCGAGCGTTGGGCTAACATGCGGCGAACCTCGCGCCGCTTGCCTTTGACGCGGGCAATCTTCATAGTGTCGTAGGCGGTGGTTTGATGCCGCATCCAGGCAATCACTGCAGACTCAGCACGCCGCTCGATGGGAATCCGCTGCGTTCGCGCCACGGTACCGCTACCGACCGGCGTTGAATGCTTGGTCACGGCTTTGGCCAAATGATTGGCCAGGTCAGCGTAGTCGGGATGAAAGTTCAGAAACGCAACTACCGATCCGAAGAAGTCTTCGACGTACTCTGTTTGTACTTTCTCGCGACGCGTGGCCGCTGCTTTCTGCTTTTTAGCGTAAGCATCGGTGGAACGCTCGGTATCGAGGTCTTTTCTAATTTTGCCGATGGTGGCCGTCGGAGCCCACACGCCCCGCGAGAACATCCGGCGTCCTTTCTTTTCCTGGACAACCCAGAACTGCCCGGCAGCTTTCACCCGCCGTGTTAGCCCAGCATCGCCCGGTGGTAGAAGCGACCAGTCGGCCGGGACACTCAGCACGTTACCTTGGGCATCGCGTACCGTGCGATCTCGCGGACCTGGTGCATAAGCTGGCTGGGGCATTGATTTCCTTTCAACCACTGTCGGATCCTTCCTGTGGGGCTCAGACTAATTCGTTGGGTAGCTCATGTTGTCGGCACGAACTCGGCAGCACGATTCTATCTTACAAAACGTCTATTGATTAGGACGCTTGTCAGCCAGAAGCAACGGTGAGTACCGTTCTAGATATGGTGCAGATGATCATCTTCTTCCGGCAAGACGCCTGCCATGAGACGCCCAATGGGCTCGGTCGTTTTGAATCGCATCAGCACAATTCGCACGCTGGCCGTAATGGGGGCGGCCAACAGCATGCCAACTGGCCCCCAAAGCATCCCAAAAAATGCCAATGCCAAGAGAATTGTCGCCGGATGCAATTGCAAACCGTCTCCCATGATCTTCGGCTCGATCACGTTGCCCATCGTCAACTGGACCGCTCCTGGCAGTAAGATCGCCATGGTAATCATCAGGGCCGAGTCGAACTGCACGATCGCGATCGGGATAGGCAACAGCGTTGCGATGATCGAACCGATCGATGGTATAAAGTTCAAGCAAAACGCAATCAAACCAAACATCGAAGCGAACTGCATCCCAATCATCGCCAGGCATCCCCAAACCATCAATCCGGTCAATGCCGAGATGAAGAACTTGGTCGCGATATACTTGCGAACATTGCGATCGATCTCGGCATAGATTCCTTTCGAGACCTTGTAGGGGTCGCGTCCTGCGAGCATGAAACCGACGAAGATCGAAGTGAGGACCGTACTGCTAAGAACATTTAACAGGGTGATGCCGGCCTGGGTTGCCCATTGAGGTGCCAGTTGTCGAAACAGGCTTAACAGCGTACGGATCAACTGCTGTGTACGGCTGGTGGTCGTCTGCTCTTTCACCGGCGGCTCGGCCACGACGGAGACCTCTTCACCTTCAGCCGGGATCTCGCTATTGTCGTCTTCCGGCGCGGTGAGGCTGTCCGCAATTTCTTCGGCGACCTCTTCGCTTGGGTCATCCGACGGCTCGTCCTCCATCGGCTCAGGCACCGTCTCCGGGGCGTCAACAGGCTCTTGGGGTGAAGACTGCTCGGCAGCAGGCTCCTCCAAAGGTTCGTCCGGAACGGTTGGATCAGCGGAACCGGAATCAGGCTCGTCAGGATCTTCGTCTTCTTCGGTATCCGTTCCAAAGACGCGATCGACGATCTTCGCCGCTGGCTCTACTAGACCTTCGATCCGACGTTCCAGCTTCGTCAAAAAGACCTTATCATTTACAACCGTTGTCACGTCTTGAATCACCGTACTGAACAAGAAGCTCATCAGTACCAAGACCAAAACGACCAGCAGCAACGTCAGCGAGACGGCGAAGAACTTGCTTAGTTTCAACCGGATCATCTGAAAGTCGACGATCGGGGCCACCAAGTAGTTCAAAAACAAGGCCAACGTAAACGGCACGAGTACCGCTCGGGCATACATGAGCCCGAACGAAAACGCGATGAAGGCTAGCACGAGAAGTGCGCCCGTCTGAAGCCACGATTGTTCTTCGGTAAGCTTCTTGACCGACAGTCCTTCTTGATTCATCAATTCTCCCCCTGCTTCCCAAATCTCGCCGGTATCGCGGTGTATTATCCCCGCGACCTACCCCGGCGTGCAATGGGATAGGAAGCGATGAATTACTCGTTCAATTCTTTGGTCAGGTCCTTCAGCAGCCGCGGAACATAGCCACCGGTGCGTGGAGGTGCCTGTTTCGCCCCGTCCGGCAGCTTTGCCAGCACAGGTGCCAACGGCTTAGCCCGCTCGTCCATGGCATCAATCGAATTAAGCGCCAGCATAGACACGTAGACGCCGTTCTCGGTCGGATCAGCCAATTTGCCTAGAGTATCCAGTGCCAGTTTCACGTCTTCGTCATTGCCGTAACAGCCAAGCGTTTCCGCCGCGATGCAGCGCACACTGGGAGACTGGTCGTCCAGCGCCGCACGAAGCTGCGAGCGAGCTTGCTCGACCGCCGTTTCTTTCTGCATCAGAATGCCGAGGGCAGCCCAATATCGAACGGCACTTTCCTGCGAGGAAAGCTGACTGATCAATACTGGCAACCTTTCCGGATCGCGTGTCGAGGCGAGCATGGCAACGCCCATGACTAGGGTCAGGGGGTACTTTTGTCTTAACTCGAAAGGAGTAAGTTCGCCACTTCGAGCATGAATTTCATCTTCCGGCAAGAAACCGATATCACCAATCGCCGCCTGCCATTGATACAGTACTTCCCTCAGAACCACGTGCTGCTCAGCATATTTCGGGTCGCCGGCCAGGTTGTTCACTTCGTCCGGGTCGTTAACCAAATCATAAAGTTCTTCCGACGGCTTCTCTTCCCAAAAGTGACTCTGCGATTCGTTCAATTCCCCGGCGTCGTACATTTCCTTCCAGACCTGGGTGGTTGGTGTCTGGAACATATAGTCGATGTGCTGGCCGTAAATCTTGTGCGGCATGTAATTCTTGATGTAGACGAACCGTCCGTCGGTCACCGATCGCACCATGTCTAACCGTTCGTCCATACGGCCACGGAAACCGAACATGTATTTCGGCGGCTTCGTTTCGTACTCGCCCATGAACGCATCCCCTTGCATCCACTCCTTCGGCTTCACACCGGCCAGACTCAGAACCGTCGGGGCTAGATCGATGAAGCTGACCAGCCGCTCGGAAGTGCCGCCCACTTCGTATTCTTTCGGAGCGAGCTGTTTGAACTTCTCGGGCACGTGAACGATCATCGGCACGTGCAAGCCGCTGTCGTACGGCCAGCGTTTGCTGCGGGGCATGCCGCTGCCGTGGTCGCCGTAATAGAAGACGATGGTGTCATCTTCCAGGCCGTCTTCCTTCAATTGGGCCAGCACTTTGCCGACCTGTTTGTCCATCTCGGTTATCTTGTCGTAGTACTGGGCCCAGTCGCGACGCACTTCTGGCGTGTCCGGGTGATACGCTGGCACGCGGACCTGGGCCGGGTCGTGCACTGGCGTGTGGGGCCGCTTACGAAGCTGGCTTTCATGGCTGGTCGTGAAGTTGAAGACCGCGAAGAACGGCTGGCCATCCTTTCGCTTCCGCCAGTGTGCTTTGCCGCCCGACTCATTCCATACGAAGCCCCGCTTAGCGAGGTTGTAATCTTCCTTCGAGTTGTTGGTGCAGTAATAGCCTGCTTCGTGCAGATAATAAGGGAACATGTGAATCCCATCCGGCAACTCGGTCTGACTTCGCATGTGCTCGCCCCCGGTCGCTGGCGGGTAGATGCCGGAAATGATGGTCGTGCGAGCAGGGGCACACACCGGTGCGTTGGACCAGGCTCGCTTGTACTTCATTCCCTTCGCCGCGATCGAATCGATATTCGGCGAGTCGGCGTAGGTGTCTCCATAGCAGCCCAGTTCCGGGCCGTTGTCTTCGCTGGTAATCCACAGAATGTTGGGGAGGTCGTTTCCGCTGTTCTCTGCAGCGGAAAGGGTGCCCGCACAGGCAAGTATCCAAGTGGCCGTGATTAGCAACAGATATCGCAGCATGAGGAAATCTCTTAATGAAGTGGGGTTGGGGCTGGCAGTAAAGAGAGGTCTATATGATTTGAGAACTTCTAGTTTACCTCTTCCAGCAGGCTTTGTCATTTTTCGCGAATCACGAAATTTCCTTGTTGAATCCAGCACGTTTCATAACAATGGGGGCCCGACTCCCGTTTTTCAACCTCTTGCCCAATCGCCGTGATGCCCCAGCCAGCCTACCCGATCATCGACACGCACCAGCACCTATGGGACCCGAAACGATTGAGCCTGCCTTGGCTGAAAGGTGCCGGTCCACATCTCAATAAACGGAACGCCATCGAGGAGTACACCGCGGCGGTCGAGGGCCTGCCGATTGCCTCGGCGATCTATATGGAGGTCAACGCGGCCCCCGATCACAAGCTGCAGGAAGCCCAACAGGTTCGCCAGTTGATTGAATCGGGCAGGCATGTCACCACAGCGGCGATCCTCTCAGCCGACCCAGGCCTGGAAAACTTCCGCGACTTCGTCGACCCATTTCAAATGCAATCTTGGGTGAAAGGTTATCGCCAGGTGCTGCACGGCGGTTCGGCACCCAAGGGCTACTGCCTAAAGGCCCGCTTCATCAACAACTGCCGTCATCTTGGCTCAACCGGTAAGACGTTCGATCTTTGCCCGCGACCGGCTGAGCTGAAGGACGCCGCTCGCTTGGCCGACGCTTGTCCCGATACCCGCTTCGTGCTGGATCATTGCGGCAATGTCGACCCGAAGGCATTTTTCGCCTCCAATGATTCTCGGCGTGGGTCGGCCCCGCCTAATGCTGCTCGCTGGAAAGAAGATATGACCGAACTGGCCAGGCATCCCAATGTCTTCTGCAAGATATCCGGCATCATCGCTCGCGTGCCAAAACAGTGGACGCCAGACGATCTTCGCCCGGTCGTTCAGCACTGCGTCGAAGCGTTTGGGGATGGCCGCGTGGTTTTTGGTACCGATTGGCCGGTCTGCAACGCAGGCGGCACGGCCCGGCAGTGGATCGAAGCGTTGCAGCAGATCACGTCCGACTGGTCTCCGGAAGCTCAACAGCGACTGTGGAGCAAAAACGCCGAAACCATTTATAACCTTGCTTAGCTCATGACTCCCCTTTAATAGAGCAAGGGCACTCCGATTCACGAAGTGCCCTTGCTGTTCAGGTAAATTGGTCACTGCTACGGAGCAGCAACTGGAAAACGACGACTACGCGATTTCGCAAGGATTGAAGAGATCGTCGACCTCTTGATCGTCCTCAGCAATCACATCGATGCCCTCCCCTTCCGGCTGACCATCCACACCGCTGACGGCTGCGGCCGAGACCGCGATCAGGATGCTATCGGCATCGGCCTTGGCACCACCGAAACCGGTATTGCCCAGGTCGTCGGTCACGATCGTCAGGGTGGCATTACCCTCGAAGGCCGAATCTGGTGTGTAAACCAGGCCGGTCAACAACGAGTTGATCTGATCGATCGAGCCGAGCAGCTTATGACGGTCGCTCTCGAAACCGTTGGAAAGGGTCAGCATGCCGCTATCGACACTAATGGTCACTTCGACCATCGCATCGGCAGCGTCAGGATCGGAAACCGAGATGGCGTTACCGTTGGCTTCGTCGAACACAATCGGCGTAGCCGAGTCAGTCGATTGTTCGCCTGGTACCGAATTGATCGGTGCCGCGTTCTCGTTATCCACGCCGCTTGGAGCCGAAACGGTGATCGTTACGGTCGCGTCGGCAGTCAAACCCAATGCATCGGAAACGGTATACCCGAACTCAACGGTGGCCGGTTCGACCAGGTCTTCAAACTCACCGTTAGGATCGAAGGTCATGCTTCCATCCGCATTGAGCGTCAGCATGCCGCCACCTTCCAGTGCGACCGGCTGACCAACATTCGCAGCGTCACCATCAACCGCCGAAACAGTCATCGTGTCGCCGTTATCGACGTCGCTATCGTTCCCCAGAACGCCAGCAACTGTCAGCGTCAGAGCCGTATCCGACTCAGTCGCGAACGCATCGTCTTCCGCAACCGGAGCGTCGTTGACACCGGTAATGGTGATCTCGACGTCTGCCGAGGCCGTACCCTCCGCCGAATCGGTGGTGGTGTACGAAACGGTTTCCGTTGCCGACTCACCATCGGCCAAAGCGTCGTAGTTGCCAACCGGATCGAAGCTCAGGCTACCATCGGCATTGATAGTAATCGTTGCTCCGGAAGCAAGTTCGACAGGCGAACCAACGTTGGCGGCATCGCCGTTGACATCAGAAACGACCAGCCCTTCACCGGTGTCGTTCAAAAGGAGGCCAGCGGCTTCCACGTCCAGCGGTGTAATGGCATCGGTGGCGAAGCTATCCGCTTCGGCAGTCGGGCCAGCAACCACTGCATTGACAGTCAATACGAACGATTCGGTCGTCGTTTCTTCGCCATCGCTCACGCTGATGGTGATATTGGCAGTACCGGTTACGCCAGCCAGCGGTGTGACGATCAAGGTCTTATCGGCACCGTCACCGGCGACAATAATTCCAGCGGCGTCCACCAAAGCTGGGTTGTCCGATTCAACACTCACGACCAAGTCTTCAACCGCCGACTCAGCATCGGAAACGGAAAACGCGAGGGGCGCAGTCGCCGAGTCCTGGTCGATCACCTGGTCCTCCACCGCACTGATCGTCGGGGCAGTGTTCTCCCCCACGAGTTCGGTCACCGTCAGCACGAACGATTCAGTCGTCGTCTCTTCACCGTCGCTCACGCTAATGGTGATATTGGCCGTACCGGTTACGCCAGCCAGCGGTGTGACGATCAAGGTCTTATCGGCACCGTCACCGGCGACAATAATTCCAGCGGCGTCCACCAAAGCTGGGTTGTCCGATTCGACACTCACAACCAGGTCTTCAACTGCCGATTCCGCATCACCCACGGTGAAGGCCAGAGGATCGGTAGCTGAGTCTTGGTCGATCGCTTGGTCTTCCACCGCCGACACAGTAGGAGCCGTGTTGCCAGCGACCACTTCGTTGACGGTCAAGACGAACGATTCAGTCGTCGTCTCTTCACCGTCGCTCACGCTAATGGTGATATTGGCCGTACCGGTTACGCCAGCCAGCGGTGTGACGATCAAGGTCTTATCGGCACCGTCACCGGCGACAATGATCCCAGCGGCGTCGACCAAAGCTGGGTTGTCCGATTCGACACTCACAACCAGGTCTTCTACTGCCGACTCGGCGTCACCCACGGTGAAGGCCAAAGGATCGGTGGCTGAGTCTTGATCGATGGCCAGATCTTCGACCGGCGAGATAGTTGGCGGTGTATTCTCGGCAACAACTTCGTTCACCGTCAGGAGGAACGACTCGGTGATGGTTTCTTCGCCATCGGTCACACTGATGGTGATGTTGGCCGAACCTGTCATACCGGCCAGCGGTGTGACGACCAACTCGCGATCCGTACCCTCTCCGGTCATAACCAGACTAGCCGCATCAACTAACGCTTCGTTGTCCGATTCGACCGAGACCGTCAAATCTTCCGGAGCCGTTTCGGCATCACCGACGGTGAAAGCCAACGGATCGGTGGCGGTATCTTGATCGATCGACTGATCTTCGATCGGGCTAATGGTTGGTGCCGTATTGGCGGCTTCAGAAACGGTCAGCGTGAAGTACTGGGCATCGGCCAGGCCATACTGATCGACCGCGAGAATACGAATGGTGT
It encodes the following:
- a CDS encoding carboxypeptidase regulatory-like domain-containing protein, whose protein sequence is MNTIPSAAKVFVMVAVASALLVGCSSKKEDKWTRGRPPVYEATGQVTYQGKPLADAVVTFQPVGDTGKGGSAVTDAQGYFEAQTYDSGDGLTPGTHRVAVHKVQMVDASGNIVTEIREPGGIREKNLVPSRYANFKKSGIEITVEENDNDLGVIELVD
- a CDS encoding DUF1559 domain-containing protein, producing MFRARRGRWGFTLVELLVVIAIIGVLIALLLPAVQQAREAARRMSCSNNLKQLGIAMHNYHDTFLALPPRQGGADWTTVSGAPATRHSAFVNLLPFIEANSRYDQITASKQIAWSSSATSGYVGEIDAFICPSDGLYSPSGGDRAAEYAPLNYGLCMGDNFSFGGSSTATDPETNVRGIFGYLIYTRFRDITDGLSNTMAVSETIIAPSGSQLGRATGSSTNNPLACRAHLVGNDYPSATLISQYRCHGQRWQDGRPGYCAITTVLPPNSATCSSQGGGGIYSASSRHPGGVLSMFADGSVRFVPETIDTGNLSTSPVTSGISPFGVWGAIGSKAGGEANASL
- a CDS encoding DUF2293 domain-containing protein; translation: MPQPAYAPGPRDRTVRDAQGNVLSVPADWSLLPPGDAGLTRRVKAAGQFWVVQEKKGRRMFSRGVWAPTATIGKIRKDLDTERSTDAYAKKQKAAATRREKVQTEYVEDFFGSVVAFLNFHPDYADLANHLAKAVTKHSTPVGSGTVARTQRIPIERRAESAVIAWMRHQTTAYDTMKIARVKGKRREVRRMLAQRSKEVLQQYRSGREIPRNCPLRAALQTTES
- a CDS encoding AI-2E family transporter, whose protein sequence is MNQEGLSVKKLTEEQSWLQTGALLVLAFIAFSFGLMYARAVLVPFTLALFLNYLVAPIVDFQMIRLKLSKFFAVSLTLLLVVLVLVLMSFLFSTVIQDVTTVVNDKVFLTKLERRIEGLVEPAAKIVDRVFGTDTEEDEDPDEPDSGSADPTVPDEPLEEPAAEQSSPQEPVDAPETVPEPMEDEPSDDPSEEVAEEIADSLTAPEDDNSEIPAEGEEVSVVAEPPVKEQTTTSRTQQLIRTLLSLFRQLAPQWATQAGITLLNVLSSTVLTSIFVGFMLAGRDPYKVSKGIYAEIDRNVRKYIATKFFISALTGLMVWGCLAMIGMQFASMFGLIAFCLNFIPSIGSIIATLLPIPIAIVQFDSALMITMAILLPGAVQLTMGNVIEPKIMGDGLQLHPATILLALAFFGMLWGPVGMLLAAPITASVRIVLMRFKTTEPIGRLMAGVLPEEDDHLHHI
- a CDS encoding sulfatase-like hydrolase/transferase, whose protein sequence is MLRYLLLITATWILACAGTLSAAENSGNDLPNILWITSEDNGPELGCYGDTYADSPNIDSIAAKGMKYKRAWSNAPVCAPARTTIISGIYPPATGGEHMRSQTELPDGIHMFPYYLHEAGYYCTNNSKEDYNLAKRGFVWNESGGKAHWRKRKDGQPFFAVFNFTTSHESQLRKRPHTPVHDPAQVRVPAYHPDTPEVRRDWAQYYDKITEMDKQVGKVLAQLKEDGLEDDTIVFYYGDHGSGMPRSKRWPYDSGLHVPMIVHVPEKFKQLAPKEYEVGGTSERLVSFIDLAPTVLSLAGVKPKEWMQGDAFMGEYETKPPKYMFGFRGRMDERLDMVRSVTDGRFVYIKNYMPHKIYGQHIDYMFQTPTTQVWKEMYDAGELNESQSHFWEEKPSEELYDLVNDPDEVNNLAGDPKYAEQHVVLREVLYQWQAAIGDIGFLPEDEIHARSGELTPFELRQKYPLTLVMGVAMLASTRDPERLPVLISQLSSQESAVRYWAALGILMQKETAVEQARSQLRAALDDQSPSVRCIAAETLGCYGNDEDVKLALDTLGKLADPTENGVYVSMLALNSIDAMDERAKPLAPVLAKLPDGAKQAPPRTGGYVPRLLKDLTKELNE
- a CDS encoding amidohydrolase family protein — protein: MPQPAYPIIDTHQHLWDPKRLSLPWLKGAGPHLNKRNAIEEYTAAVEGLPIASAIYMEVNAAPDHKLQEAQQVRQLIESGRHVTTAAILSADPGLENFRDFVDPFQMQSWVKGYRQVLHGGSAPKGYCLKARFINNCRHLGSTGKTFDLCPRPAELKDAARLADACPDTRFVLDHCGNVDPKAFFASNDSRRGSAPPNAARWKEDMTELARHPNVFCKISGIIARVPKQWTPDDLRPVVQHCVEAFGDGRVVFGTDWPVCNAGGTARQWIEALQQITSDWSPEAQQRLWSKNAETIYNLA
- a CDS encoding Ig-like domain-containing protein, translating into MRFKRPKFQISLGEQLEDRSMLSGTPLDLDLSAVPAQTVFAGESLSFNLGELGATVSEGEDGPRTVMYQLDPDGEERPEGMSMTFSGDFQWSPTAEQEGLYSVKIIAVENGKPSSADVEELMIDVRVGRPVVDLNGEDQEGIDFDAVFQVGHGSVSVVDSDLTVSDENDDMLQSAKVTLTNPMDGADESLSIDVEGTSISVEYADGSIILSGEDTAENYANVLKTLTYNNTNADADPASRLVEITVSDGEYDSAVATSTIAVNHAPDLLPIADQALEIGQVEEFVISATDKNDSDEIYMLLDVETPEYVTLTQEAGSREATLSIAPGEDVDPGEYTIRILAVDQYGLADAQYFTLTVSEAANTAPTISPIEDQSIDQDTATDPLAFTVGDAETAPEDLTVSVESDNEALVDAASLVMTGEGTDRELVVTPLAGMTGSANITISVTDGEETITESFLLTVNEVVAENTPPTISPVEDLAIDQDSATDPLAFTVGDAESAVEDLVVSVESDNPALVDAAGIIVAGDGADKTLIVTPLAGVTGTANITISVSDGEETTTESFVLTVNEVVAGNTAPTVSAVEDQAIDQDSATDPLAFTVGDAESAVEDLVVSVESDNPALVDAAGIIVAGDGADKTLIVTPLAGVTGTANITISVSDGEETTTESFVLTVTELVGENTAPTISAVEDQVIDQDSATAPLAFSVSDAESAVEDLVVSVESDNPALVDAAGIIVAGDGADKTLIVTPLAGVTGTANITISVSDGEETTTESFVLTVNAVVAGPTAEADSFATDAITPLDVEAAGLLLNDTGEGLVVSDVNGDAANVGSPVELASGATITINADGSLSFDPVGNYDALADGESATETVSYTTTDSAEGTASADVEITITGVNDAPVAEDDAFATESDTALTLTVAGVLGNDSDVDNGDTMTVSAVDGDAANVGQPVALEGGGMLTLNADGSMTFDPNGEFEDLVEPATVEFGYTVSDALGLTADATVTITVSAPSGVDNENAAPINSVPGEQSTDSATPIVFDEANGNAISVSDPDAADAMVEVTISVDSGMLTLSNGFESDRHKLLGSIDQINSLLTGLVYTPDSAFEGNATLTIVTDDLGNTGFGGAKADADSILIAVSAAAVSGVDGQPEGEGIDVIAEDDQEVDDLFNPCEIA